From the Antennarius striatus isolate MH-2024 chromosome 15, ASM4005453v1, whole genome shotgun sequence genome, the window TCATCCCTAAAAAAAGATAGAGCTgggggagagaaaagagaaattcAGCAAATGGATAGGAAAGAGCTGTGGAGTGGcaacaagaagaaagaaaaggcacaTTGTGATAGGCAGATGACTCAAGAGGCAGAGACACCTGAGAGGCCTCGACCCACGCCCACATGGCCTGGAGGtatgcaagcacacacatacGAGGTTAGATGATGGGAGTGGTTCAAATACTTTCTTGCAGCTGACAGCAAGGATGTGGTAAAACCAGACGGCTTTTCGATTCAATGTGTACCAGTGATTAGCTGCACTGGAAttagttgtctgtctttgtgttggtTTTTCCTTTGCTGACGTCTGACTTCAGAAAATCCTGTTTCACACTTTCTGTACAATACAGGCAtacaaagaagaacagaactCCATGGCTTGtctaatttcttttttgtttaacttGCATATTTTTCTTAAGTAacagatttatatttatttaatgatgtactgtattcaaagtagaaatagttttaaaataactacGTTAACAACATGCATTACTGATGGTGTTTGGTTAATCAGCTATTATTCTAACACAGTACTCCGTGACAGTCTGGGTGTACGGTCAACAGAATTCATTATGCGCATTACAGTATTAGTATTTTTACCTAGTTTggatttcctttttgttttttccatttttaatgtttgtttatatttcCATAATCAATATAATGCcatataatttattaaaataaagttgttatTCATTATTATCAATACTCCTAAATGAATTAACATTATCACCATACTGGAATGTGttgtaaaaatgtatatattcgCCAAATGAGTTTGAATATCTGAATACAGAATAGTGcttcttattttctttaatcatgACTTTTAATCATtagtttctttgtgtttcatgtaatgtcttgttttttaatatCTATACCTTGAGTCTGTAATAACGTTTTTATCAATCTGATCTCTGTTATCAGTTAGCTTAACTCACAACTTAATTTATCTCGTTAATTTGacacaatttaaaatataataactaACAAAgtgctgtactgtactgtagttAGCGGTGTCCTGGGTTACCGAGCTGTTCCACTCCCCGCCCATAGGGGCGCTACACCCGCTGCTGGCGGGGGGTGGAATAAACAACCCAGGTCGCTACGTCACATTCATGCGACTCtatttgctttgtttgtccCGTACACGGTAGCATAGCAGCAAATACGCACTTTAAAACTAGAACTTCTTGCGCTTTTTGAGAGCTGCTAGCCGTCGCAGCCGCTTTATGGAACATGGCCAAGTCAAATAATCTGAAATTCTTCCTTGAGTCATCTCTGAACGAGATCTTCAAGGCGACTGTCAGCGACATCTTGGAATCAGTGGACCGGACCCTGTCAGAATATCAGGGCGCAATACAGAGGATCGAGTCTGAAAACGAGGACCTAAAGCGGCTGCTGTTTGCACAGAATAACGCGGAGTCTGCTGCTATAGGTATGGTTGTCGCTAAGTAAGATAATAATGGAGACTGTCGGTGCTTGTCAACGCTTTAAATAGTCTAATTTCGAGCAGAGGGATGAGTTTCTTACACAAAGCAGTGGTCATTTGGGATTAGCTGAATGAAAGTATTGTGACAACAACTCAGAACTAATCACAGATATCTGTCCAACTtcaccaaatattttattttacgaATTATTACTATACAATCTGCCCTCCATATGAACAGCAAATTAAAAACtgcattacatttttacagataTTTGTGGACAAGGTGCTGCTGAAATGCTTTCTGAGTGGAGCAGTCATCCCATCGCCTCTAACCAGGGTATGTTCAAGCTGTCCATACGCAGCAGTGACAAAAAGAGCTTCAGGAGAAAGCATAAATATAAGAAGACCTTATCCTCTGCCTCCTTTGCACTGCAGACTGAACAAATGGTAGAAGCACCATGTGTCTCTTCAAGTACAGGAGAGGCAGGTGTCTCCAGCCAAAATGTGATATCTGTAAAAACAAAGACTGGACTGGATGAAAGCGGAGCTATCGACCTCTCACAGCCTTCATCTCTTCTTGACGTCACAGTGAGGTCAATAAAAAATGAGAGCACAGAGGTTAGCTTGGGTAGTCATGATGCCTATGAACATCTGCCGCCATCTAGAGGCCGCAAACGAGACTCCACGGGCAGTGACAGCGAACTTGAAGTCACCATGTTTTCTGGTAGCTGCATGCGGGATGAACAGCCCATTaaggcagaggaagaagagcagcaCTGGGAGGATGATCGTGAGATGAAGGACGAGTTGATTTACTATCCTGGATCACAAATGGATGGCGAGGAGGACATCCCGCTTGAACAAAACCATTCAGCCTCAGTTCCCGCAGATGAGTTTTTCGAAATTCATGACAACTTTTTGCGCTGTCCGGTCTGTCCCAAAACATTCAGTAGAGCTACCTCGCTCAACATTCACATCAAAACTCACAGTGGCCAGAAGATCCACAGCTGCGGCTATTGCGGTAAGCGCTTCAGCCGGGCCGATCTCCTCAAATCccacacgcacacccacaccGGAGAAAGACCCTATTGCTGCACCATATGCAACAAAACATATGCCCATCCCGGTCAGCTTAGGATACACAAACGAATCCACACTGGCGAAAAGCCGTACTCATGCTCATACTGCGGGAAACGCTTCAATGAGCACAACCAGCTCAAAGTCCACTTGCGGACTCACACTGGGGAGAGGCCTTACAGCTGCCAGGAGTGCGGCAAAACTTTCAGCAATGCGGGCAACTTACGAATACACGAGCGGATCCACACCGGCGAGAAGCCGTATTGCTGCGCTCAGTGTGGAAAGAGGTTTAATGGTTTGGGAGACCTCAAAACGCATTACAGGATTCACACCGGAGAGAGGCCCTACAGCTGTGAGCTGTGTAAGAAGACCTTCAGCCAGACGGGCCACCTCACCATACACATGCGGATGCACACGGGGGAAAGACCGTACAGCTGCAGCGAATGTGGCAAGAAGTTCACGGTAGCCAGCAGCCTTAAGCTGCACCAGAGGACTCACACGGGAGAGAAGGAATACAGCTGCTGCTACTGCAGCAAGAGCTTCAGCAGGGCCAGCCACCTGAAGAGACACGAGCTGGTCCACACCAAAGAGAAGGTCTTCCTCTGCAACAAATGTGGCAAGACCTACACAGACCAGTCCTCTCTTAAGAAGCACCTGAGGATGCACACCTCTACGGAGCAGCAGGCTCAGAGCGAGGGAAGCATCAGCGATGCTGAAACAACCTCGGCCCAACCCTCAGCTTCTGACACACTTTCAGATTCTGAAAGAACCCAAATCCAAAATCTTGATGACtagaaaaaaaactggaaatatgtattttgtgtgatttttacaTAATCTTTGAGTCAGGATCCACTTGTTCATCCCACACACAGCTGTTAACGTAAGATACTAAGCTGTGCTGTTATTGAAAGCTCTCGGAAAGGCAACTAAACCTAAAATAGACAACTGTTTCCCGTTCCAAACTGTGTGCGATGTTTTTGGTACAGTGCAAGACCCTGTTGTTATATTGTTGCTGTGATTTTGGTAGATCCAGGTATTACAAACACCATGTAATTGGTTAGTATAAACTCCTATATTCCTCTTGTGCTTTCGTCTCTGTAACAGAGAGAAAACGGGACCTTTAAAGAACAACTGTTCTTGTTAAACATGCTGAATGTCACCACAGTGTTGGTGGCGTGTCTTAGAGACGCTTTAAGGGAAGTTCGTGAACATGCCCTCTGACCGGGCTGCAGACGCACAAATGCTGTATTTCCAGtccaagtgtttgtttttgacctCTAAGTCCTGAAGGAGTTCGTAGGAAATAGATGAGTGTCTTAGAATTTAGCTGCTTTTACGCTCAACGATGAAGATAGCCTGAGGGTTAGAATTATGTGCTGCAACAGAGTGATGGTGAAGACCTAATATATTGCTGTATATAGCTTTACCTTTGTGGTCAGTAGTTTGGTCCATTGAACTGGCAAGAATGTATTTATGTAGTGATGTTACAGAGAACTATCTTAATGCACATGTTCAGTAGTGAGTGACAAGTTCTGAAGATGTTAATAATCAGTATTTAAACCATTTAAATCTAACCCTGATTTAAAACGTCAAGAGAAATTAGTTTTCGTGTGTTTGCTGTTTAATCAGGAAACGGCAAACATGACTGACATAGgagtaaaaatatttatgagcATAGGGTTACTGTTTGTTGTGGTTTATTTATCCACACAGTAATGTGCATTAAACCGAGTGTTACTAGGATTGTACTGTAACTTAATTTTTGTGATTTGTGACTaaattgaaagagaaaaattatgGAAAAGATGGTGCGTGCCTTATATACTTTGatgtcttttaatttaattgaaaaagAGTGTTAAATAATCTGTGTTTAATAAAGTGCAAATGTGTTCAGTGAGGTGTTTTTTATGTGTTAACAACAACTACAACTATAGAGAAATGCCTGTGCATAATGCTACGGTGTAAAGTTTATATCCTTTAGAATTAGTACTGAGTATTTTCAAGCTTTCACACGTGTGAGCACAAATGCTCTCCGTAGAGGACGCTTTATGGTTGGGCTGTGTCCTCCTCATTTTAAGTACAATAAAATGGAAGAAGAATGaagtaaaagtttattttacagaaaacacatcctGATCACAGTTTAATGACCTAAATGTTTAAAGACTCAGTTCATCTACAAgatcaaaatgacattttcttacATAAGCTTCTTGACTCTAACATGGTATGctgataaatacattttattggttTCAAATCGATTCCCATAGACGCATTACACTTAACAAATGAAACATCTCTAGATATCCATTTTTGTCCTTGTTAATATTCCCCAATGATATCAGTGGATCTTCTGGAGTAACCAGGAAGACATTTGTGGAAACACATTCAGCACAATAGCAAAATTTACGCTGGTCTTTTTATTCATGTGGGAGAGATTTGGCTACCTGTGTCCTACTTTATTTGTGTGAAGATGAGTAAACCCGGCAGAGCTCATTTACCAGACAGGAATGAACGTTACATTACAGTAATCTGGTAATCAAAATTGCTGCaagaaataaagatttttttcctaAAACTTGAAGGTGTTTATTTCTAAAAGCCTGAcattttgagaattttttttagaaaaattctAACAGATCATGTGGAGTTGAGATCTCATTGTGTAGCACATCTattgaataataaatattttttagaatttaACAATCCCTATTGGATTTGGGTTGTGCTGCTGTGGCAGCAGAGGAGGCTACTGGGTTTCTCCTTGGACAGGTAGAGCATCGGCTGAATGCTGCTGCTGAAGTCCATCAAGCCAAACGCCAAATAGTGAATGTAGCACTGAAACACATCGGGAGAGAAGTAGTGCTGGAAGGGGAACAGCGCCACGGGCGGGAAGTAGTTGAAGACTATAATCGCCAGGATGATGAGGACCATCTTGAAGGCTCTCTTCTTCACAGGATGCATCGCGTCCCTGCCGGACCCAGACCACTTCAGCAGCGCCCACAAGATAGATATGTTACAGAACACCATGAAGGCAAACGCTGCCAAGATCATCGCCGTGAAGACCTTCTCAAAGTTGTGGATGTTACCAATGCATTTTGCGCCAGCGTAGGCCAGAATGACCAGCCAGACGAGGAAGGCCAGGACCGCCCTGTGCTTACGGTCCTTGAGTTCGGTGAAGGTGATGGGATGGACCACGGCCACGTAGCGGTCCAGGCAgatgcaggagaggaagagaggcgaGGAGTCTTTCATGCCGTAGAAGAAGCGCAGGACGTACCAGGTGCTGCCGGTGGTGAGGAAGACTATGTTGGCCAGCTCCAAGGGGGGGATGAGACAGAAGAGAACATCCAGAACTGCAAGATGAAGGATGAAGATGTCCGAGGTGGAGGAGTCGCCCTTGTTCTTGTGGATGAGCCACAGCACCATGAGGTTTGCGGGGATGCCCAGAAACATGTTAATGAACTGCAGGCCCAGATACCAGATGAGAACCCCAGGCATGTCTTTGCAGCGCTCGTACACCAGCCTCTCCCCAACAGTGTCATTCGGGGGTCTGTGAGAGACGAAGAGCACCGAGGAGTTCACGAAGAAAACCTCCATGatgtggaggtcagaggtcgtcgATCTGTCAGATGAACAGAGCAGAGTAGGCTCAGTTATTAGATGCTTTGTTTGAAATGCTTAGAGGTGATTCAAAAGAATAGTGTCAGTAGGTTATGTGATAAATAGAGATACAGGGCTTTTTgtaaattagaaaataaatcatgaagAGGTGGCAGAAAAACagggaaggaaaaaaatgtataaaagctTCAGGTTTTGGTTATTGTCTGATCAAAGCCTTGAATCCCATCAGGTAACGACAGCATTTGTTCTATTCTTGAAATTGCATGACAAACCAAAAGTCTAGTATTTATGTTGaacttttttgtttgcatttaccTTTTTTAAAGCGTCACTGATCGTGATATAAAggaaatcaatgaaaaaaacccatgcagtttttttttttaaataaatattttattaccttTTTAAAGCAACATTCAGTCCTACATTACAAACATTATAAATGTCTTTAGTTGACCGTGATGTGAACCTATCAGTATATTTATATCCTCATTTTAATTCCTGCTGGAATAAGCATTTTAACCCCTGaattacaaacaaacacatcattaaAGCACAATGACACAATTTTTGTTaattatgtacatttatttgataaatacATCGGAATCATGCATGTTTGGTAAAGGaaatttttaattcctttctgtgcattCATGCAGCTGTATGGATCAAGCAATGGTATCTAACTATATTGAAAGAACTCCATAAAAGAGTAGTATTGTTTGTCTGCATACTTAAATACTTACCTTATATCAACTGGTGGCACATTCCACAATCTTTGTATCTATGGATGATATGTACATGTTTAAGatggctgtaaaaaaaaaactgccgaACTTCCTGTAAACTTAGCAGTGCTAGAATAATATAGTGTTAAAAGGCAAAGCTGAAAAACTGacaccaaaagaaaaatcaacattCCTACTACTTAAAGAAAACCGCCTCTGCATTTAGAGGTCAAGAGGAACCACTATAAACCACGATGAGACTCACCTGAGCATCAGGATGCAGCACCTTCCTGAACTGGACCACTTCTCCACATAATCCTCCTTAACAGGGATTGTCTGCCCCGATGTGAGCAAATACCCAAACCCTCTCCTCAAAACGAATGAAAGAATCTTTTGGAAAATGACACTACACTTCAGGGATGCTGGTCCACTCTGATCGTCCAATCAGAGTGGCGACACAAGGGCGTGGCAGCAAAGGAGCTCCCTCTGGGTGCTGCAATGTCTTTTTTGGACCCCTGCACATTTATCACACCTttacaatgaaaaatatattagaACATTATTAAAGAGGGATAAAGATAATTTTCTGAATAACTAAACAAATGATTAAAGGGAGTCGTGGGCTAGATGTATTGAAGAGATTTATTATAGACGGTGGCGTGTTTTGGCAAGCCATCATTTATTACCACCGATGTCAGTGATGCAACAAATGAAGAGTGCCTGATGGAAAATCAGCTGTAAACAACTGATGCAACAGTTCAGAATATCACCTCTGATTCAATTCAGTGCAACCACAGGTA encodes:
- the LOC137608174 gene encoding zinc finger protein 436-like isoform X1; the encoded protein is MAKSNNLKFFLESSLNEIFKATVSDILESVDRTLSEYQGAIQRIESENEDLKRLLFAQNNAESAAIDICGQGAAEMLSEWSSHPIASNQGMFKLSIRSSDKKSFRRKHKYKKTLSSASFALQTEQMVEAPCVSSSTGEAGVSSQNVISVKTKTGLDESGAIDLSQPSSLLDVTVRSIKNESTEVSLGSHDAYEHLPPSRGRKRDSTGSDSELEVTMFSGSCMRDEQPIKAEEEEQHWEDDREMKDELIYYPGSQMDGEEDIPLEQNHSASVPADEFFEIHDNFLRCPVCPKTFSRATSLNIHIKTHSGQKIHSCGYCGKRFSRADLLKSHTHTHTGERPYCCTICNKTYAHPGQLRIHKRIHTGEKPYSCSYCGKRFNEHNQLKVHLRTHTGERPYSCQECGKTFSNAGNLRIHERIHTGEKPYCCAQCGKRFNGLGDLKTHYRIHTGERPYSCELCKKTFSQTGHLTIHMRMHTGERPYSCSECGKKFTVASSLKLHQRTHTGEKEYSCCYCSKSFSRASHLKRHELVHTKEKVFLCNKCGKTYTDQSSLKKHLRMHTSTEQQAQSEGSISDAETTSAQPSASDTLSDSERTQIQNLDD
- the LOC137608174 gene encoding zinc finger protein 436-like isoform X2, translated to MVEAPCVSSSTGEAGVSSQNVISVKTKTGLDESGAIDLSQPSSLLDVTVRSIKNESTEVSLGSHDAYEHLPPSRGRKRDSTGSDSELEVTMFSGSCMRDEQPIKAEEEEQHWEDDREMKDELIYYPGSQMDGEEDIPLEQNHSASVPADEFFEIHDNFLRCPVCPKTFSRATSLNIHIKTHSGQKIHSCGYCGKRFSRADLLKSHTHTHTGERPYCCTICNKTYAHPGQLRIHKRIHTGEKPYSCSYCGKRFNEHNQLKVHLRTHTGERPYSCQECGKTFSNAGNLRIHERIHTGEKPYCCAQCGKRFNGLGDLKTHYRIHTGERPYSCELCKKTFSQTGHLTIHMRMHTGERPYSCSECGKKFTVASSLKLHQRTHTGEKEYSCCYCSKSFSRASHLKRHELVHTKEKVFLCNKCGKTYTDQSSLKKHLRMHTSTEQQAQSEGSISDAETTSAQPSASDTLSDSERTQIQNLDD
- the hcar2 gene encoding proteinase-activated receptor 3, with product MEVFFVNSSVLFVSHRPPNDTVGERLVYERCKDMPGVLIWYLGLQFINMFLGIPANLMVLWLIHKNKGDSSTSDIFILHLAVLDVLFCLIPPLELANIVFLTTGSTWYVLRFFYGMKDSSPLFLSCICLDRYVAVVHPITFTELKDRKHRAVLAFLVWLVILAYAGAKCIGNIHNFEKVFTAMILAAFAFMVFCNISILWALLKWSGSGRDAMHPVKKRAFKMVLIILAIIVFNYFPPVALFPFQHYFSPDVFQCYIHYLAFGLMDFSSSIQPMLYLSKEKPSSLLCCHSSTTQIQ